One Thermococcus eurythermalis DNA segment encodes these proteins:
- a CDS encoding class II SORL domain-containing protein: protein MLSETIKSGDWKGEKHVPVIEYKKEGDLVKVEVSVGKEIPHPNTPEHHIAWIELYFHPEGENFPILVGRAEFSNHSDPLSEPRAVFFFKTQKKGKLYALSYCNIHGLWENEVELD from the coding sequence ATGCTGAGCGAAACCATAAAGAGTGGAGACTGGAAGGGGGAGAAGCACGTCCCCGTTATAGAGTACAAGAAGGAAGGCGACCTCGTTAAGGTCGAAGTCAGCGTGGGCAAGGAGATACCGCACCCGAACACCCCAGAGCACCACATAGCGTGGATTGAGCTCTACTTCCACCCGGAGGGGGAGAACTTCCCGATTCTCGTCGGCAGGGCCGAGTTCAGCAACCACAGCGACCCGCTGAGCGAGCCAAGGGCAGTCTTCTTCTTCAAGACCCAGAAGAAGGGCAAGCTCTACGCGCTCAGCTACTGCAACATCCACGGCCTCTGGGAGAACGAAGTCGAGCTCGACTGA
- a CDS encoding iron-sulfur cluster assembly protein, whose translation MKVYSPDREWSEHYKAVIEELRKITDPVTGGDILDSGVVAGLEVTEDTLKIWLRFESHAEYNIIGESPIAYSKIIGDIMERFALVKFQNVYVYDLKNNPVGVFENKKGYTADDISTERV comes from the coding sequence ATGAAAGTTTACAGCCCGGATAGGGAGTGGTCCGAGCACTACAAGGCCGTCATCGAGGAGCTGAGGAAGATAACCGACCCCGTTACCGGGGGAGACATCCTCGACTCCGGCGTTGTGGCGGGCCTTGAGGTTACAGAGGATACCCTAAAAATCTGGCTCCGCTTTGAGAGCCACGCGGAATACAACATCATCGGAGAGAGCCCCATTGCGTACTCCAAGATAATCGGGGACATAATGGAGCGCTTCGCCCTTGTGAAGTTCCAGAACGTCTACGTCTACGACCTCAAGAACAACCCGGTCGGAGTTTTTGAAAACAAGAAGGGCTACACTGCTGATGACATCAGCACTGAGAGGGTCTGA
- a CDS encoding rubrerythrin family protein: MVIEKKMTRKFLEDAFAGESMAHMKYLIFAEQAEKEGFPNIAKLFRAIAHAEFVHAKNHFITLGNLGKTPENLQAGIEGETYEVEEMYPVFKNAAEFQGEKDAVRTTHYALEAEKIHAELYKKAKELAESGKDMEIKRVYICPVCGYTAVDEAPEKCPVCGVPRDKFVVFE, translated from the coding sequence ATGGTAATTGAAAAGAAAATGACCCGCAAGTTTCTGGAAGACGCTTTTGCCGGCGAAAGCATGGCGCATATGAAGTACCTGATTTTCGCCGAGCAGGCTGAGAAAGAGGGCTTCCCCAACATAGCCAAGCTCTTCAGGGCCATCGCTCACGCTGAATTTGTTCACGCCAAGAACCACTTCATAACCCTCGGAAACCTCGGCAAGACCCCGGAGAACCTGCAGGCGGGTATAGAGGGGGAGACCTATGAAGTCGAGGAGATGTACCCGGTCTTCAAGAACGCCGCCGAGTTCCAGGGCGAGAAGGACGCTGTAAGGACGACCCACTACGCCTTGGAGGCGGAAAAGATACACGCCGAGCTCTACAAGAAGGCCAAGGAGCTCGCCGAGAGCGGAAAGGACATGGAGATAAAGAGGGTCTATATCTGTCCGGTCTGTGGATATACAGCCGTTGATGAGGCACCCGAGAAGTGCCCAGTATGCGGTGTCCCAAGAGATAAGTTCGTGGTCTTTGAGTAA
- a CDS encoding DUF996 domain-containing protein, with amino-acid sequence MILVTVKGKFAPVGGREYLLAGSLLMTLSNLLGLFSPIAFGLGLVVYLIGLYLWSVDVDSRPLKLFLLEAALFLVAVFLLSLALEWVLLKPSWGIYKLINLLAPAYPAFVASALVYRLRMGLFAESTGELNFNLVGNLYLVGALLFPVLIGVVLMSIARLVEAYSYWNLPLAARKDVPFNFSKRKVLAVFVASLILSPVLFNVPFPNYDGSARSNGVAVYWSTSGSPAVVDVLIKVPGNFCGAGVYVDGIKVGQKYESMTFWGPLQSILALSGDEVIRYHIELFKSPENVTVMVCVRDVKYVHTLEGYAQEWVEDWKNMPFQLSGEK; translated from the coding sequence GTGATATTAGTGACAGTTAAAGGAAAGTTTGCTCCGGTTGGTGGCAGGGAATACCTGCTCGCCGGGAGTCTGCTGATGACGCTGTCCAATCTCTTAGGCCTTTTCTCGCCTATAGCCTTTGGGCTCGGGCTCGTGGTTTACCTGATTGGTCTCTACCTCTGGAGCGTGGACGTTGACTCGAGGCCCCTGAAGCTGTTCCTGCTTGAAGCGGCTCTATTCCTAGTTGCCGTCTTCCTTCTCAGTCTCGCCCTGGAGTGGGTTCTCCTCAAGCCCTCCTGGGGCATTTACAAGCTCATTAACTTACTGGCGCCGGCGTATCCTGCCTTTGTTGCCAGCGCGCTCGTTTATAGACTCAGGATGGGCCTGTTCGCGGAGTCCACAGGGGAGCTGAACTTCAACCTAGTCGGGAACCTGTATCTCGTTGGTGCCCTGCTGTTCCCCGTCTTGATTGGCGTCGTTTTAATGAGCATCGCCCGCCTCGTGGAGGCCTACTCCTATTGGAATCTGCCCCTAGCCGCCAGGAAGGACGTTCCCTTCAACTTCTCAAAGAGGAAGGTCCTCGCGGTTTTCGTGGCCTCCCTGATTCTCTCACCGGTTCTCTTCAACGTTCCCTTCCCGAACTACGACGGCTCGGCGCGCTCAAATGGTGTTGCCGTTTACTGGAGTACATCTGGTTCCCCTGCGGTCGTGGACGTTCTCATCAAGGTTCCCGGGAACTTCTGCGGGGCCGGGGTTTACGTTGATGGCATTAAAGTTGGGCAAAAGTACGAGTCAATGACATTCTGGGGCCCGCTTCAGTCCATCCTCGCCCTCTCCGGTGACGAGGTTATAAGGTACCACATAGAGCTCTTCAAGAGCCCTGAAAACGTGACGGTTATGGTATGCGTACGAGACGTTAAGTACGTGCACACCCTAGAAGGCTACGCTCAGGAATGGGTCGAGGACTGGAAAAACATGCCGTTCCAGCTCTCGGGAGAAAAATAA
- the rd gene encoding rubredoxin → MAKWKCTVCGYIYDEDEGDPDNGIEPGTRFEDLPEDWVCPLCGAPKDQFEKIE, encoded by the coding sequence ATGGCGAAGTGGAAGTGCACAGTTTGTGGTTACATCTACGATGAGGACGAGGGCGACCCGGACAACGGGATAGAGCCCGGAACCAGGTTTGAAGACCTTCCCGAGGACTGGGTCTGCCCGCTCTGCGGTGCGCCCAAGGACCAGTTTGAAAAGATAGAGTGA